One Phaseolus vulgaris cultivar G19833 chromosome 2, P. vulgaris v2.0, whole genome shotgun sequence DNA window includes the following coding sequences:
- the LOC137811243 gene encoding uncharacterized protein: MVLWEITLGTAYFLGLKRTYKLALRIQRRVVSPKYPKLRQFLHRRTRGVFDVAIKVHRNIQDRDIEVGRNIGNFILRCLDRMKPSAQIRGPPPSNGKPTESIGRHAAGGGSSNHKGSGTLRRDSDRNLFTSARTMASPTVPRVIRRSNPGGTTIHGRHFSVSTPQIVSSNYRVNLSGGVVRKDIMQWMMHN; the protein is encoded by the exons ATGGTGTTGTGGGAGATAACGCTAGGAACCGCGTATTTCTTGGGTCTCAAGCGAACATACAAGCTCGCTCTCAGGATTCAACGCAGGGTCGTAAGCCCCAAGTACCCTAAACTTCGCCAATTTCTTCACAG ACGGACCCGTGGTGTGTTCGATGTAGCAATCAAAGTTCATCGGAACATTCAAGATAGGGACATAGAAGTAGGTAGGAATATCGGGAACTTTATATTGCGGTGCCTGGACCGAATGAAACCATCGGCGCAGATTCGTGGTCCACCACCTTCGAATGGTAAGCCCACTGAAAGCATTGGAAGGCATGCCGCAGGAGGTGGCAGTTCCAATCACAAAGGTTCTGGGACGTTGAGGAGGGACTCTGATAGGAATTTGTTTACCTCAGCAAGGACAATGGCGTCTCCTACAGTTCCGAGAGTGATACGACGGTCAAATCCTGGTGGGACTACCATCCATGGCAGGCACTTTAGCGTTTCTACGCCTCAAATTGTCTCATCAAATTATAGAGTAAATTTGTCAGGGGGTGTTGTTAGGAAGGACATTATGCAGTGGATGATGCATAACTAA
- the LOC137811241 gene encoding plastoglobulin-1, chloroplastic yields MAQISVWVSPYSHPVPMALVPVTSRTPFIFSQNVKPLSLSSPLSHLSLTPRSPRFPSRRFRASAADDAGKPAGKISDEWGEDLEPEAQASSSKLPDSDPPKYEDEWEEGGEAPDAGGYIDGGNGTPIAETPAEEGVDDKVEGLKRALVDTLYGTELGIQAGSEVRAEVSELVTQLEAVNPNLAPVEEPAILDGNWVLLYTASSELFPLLAAGRLPLLKVDRISQTIDTSSFTIINSTTLSSPFASLSFSASASFEVRSPARIQVTFKEGSVQPPEIKSKVELPENVDIFGQKLSLQPLQQSLGPLQGLVENISRVISGQPPLKIPIPGERTSSWLLTTYLDQDLRISRGDGGLFILAREGSPLLDQ; encoded by the exons ATGGCTCAGATTTCAGTTTGGGTTTCACCCTATAGCCACCCTGTTCCGATGGCTCTCGTCCCCGTGACTTCCCGCACTCCCTTCATCTTCTCTCAAAACGTTAaaccactttctctctcctctccGCTCTCTCACCTCTCTCTCACACCTCGCTCTCCCAGGTTCCCTTCTCGTCGCTTCCGCGCCTCCGCCGCTGACGACGCTGGCAAACCGGCTGGGAAGATCTCCGACGAGTGGGGCGAAGACCTCGAGCCCGAAGCTCAAGCGTCGTCGTCCAAGCTTCCCGACTCGGATCCTCCCAAGTACGAGGACGAATGGGAGGAAGGAGGTGAAGCACCCGACGCTGGCGGATATATAGACGGCGGGAACGGAACTCCGATCGCTGAGACTCCGGCAGAGGAGGGAGTGGATGATAAGGTGGAGGGGCTGAAGCGTGCTTTGGTAGATACTCTCTATGGCACCGAGTTAGGGATTCAAGCCGGGTCCGAGGTTCGTGCTGAGGTGTCCGAGTTGGTGACTCAGTTGGAAGCGGTGAACCCTAACCTTGCTCCGGTGGAGGAACCTGCCATTCTAGATGGGAACTGGGTGTTGCT GTACACAGCATCTTCTGAACTGTTTCCTCTTCTAGCAGCAGGAAGATTGCCTTTGTTGAAGGTGGACAGGATTTCTCAAACAATTGATACCAGTAGCTTCACCATTATAAACTCCACAACATTATCTAGCCCTTTTGCATCTTTGTCTTTCAGTGCATCTGCCTCATTTGAAGTTCGAAGCCCTGCAAGAATACAG GTCACTTTTAAAGAAGGTTCAGTACAACCTCCAGAGATAAAGTCCAAAGTTGAACTACCAGAAAATGTGGACATTTTTGGCCAAAAGCTTAGCCTACAGCCTCTGCAACAATCCCTTGGTCCACTGCAAGGTCTGGTGGAAAACATATCGCGGGTCATTTCTGGTCAGCCGCCTCTGAAGATTCCCATCCCTGGCGAGAGGACAAGCTCCTGGCTTCTTACTACATATCTTGATCAGGACTTGCGAATATCAAGAGGGGATGGTGGTCTTTTCATCCTGGCAAGAGAAGGAAGTCCCCTTCTTGATCAATAG
- the LOC137811238 gene encoding uncharacterized protein, giving the protein MQRQSLGSPSPKVPKLEALLSDEDDAPKPNRLSSPPPSPHKFVHFIPVLTLLCFFILYLFSHAPSPSDLNHFSGFNRSPSHRLDLPDKIGGDIGHYMDVKRSEVLAIRTLQQIPKSRSHRKLADF; this is encoded by the exons ATGCAGAGACAATCCCTGGGTTCACCATCACCCAAAGTCCCCAAACTAGAGGCGCTCCTCTCCGATGAAGACGATGCTCCCAAACCTAACCGTCTCTCCTCGCCGCCTCCATCACCGCACAAGTTCGTTCACTTCATTCCTGTCCTCACTCTCCTCTGCTTCTTCATCCTCTACCTCTTCTCCCACGCTCCCTCTCCATCAG ACTTGAATCATTTCTCCGGATTCAACCGCTCGCCCTCGCATCGTTTAG ATTTGCCGGACAAGATCGGCGGCGACATTGGACATTACATGGATGTAAAAAGAAGCGAGGTTTTGGCGATCCGAACTTTGCAACAGATTCCGAAATCTCGCTCTCACCGGAAACTCGCCGATTTTTAA